The genomic stretch AACTCCCCAAACTTTGTTTTCATACCGTTCATGTCCAGATATCCTGCAGGAATCTTGGAATCCATCAAATAGGATGGAACATCAATAGCTGCATGGTCAGCGGTAAGGAACACGGTATACTCACCTTTGCCCACCTTCTCGTCCAACGTAGAAAAAATACGGGCCAGATCTTGGTCCAATCGTATATAGGTATCCTCTATCTCCTTGGAATTCACCCCATAAAAATGTCCTACATAATCCGTACTAGAAAAACTGATGGCCAAGAAATCGGTTATGGTATCGGCTCCCAAATCTTCACCTTCCAAAGCGGCCAAAGCAAAATCAGCTGTAAGACTATTTCCATAAGGACTCCTTCTTATGAGGTCGAACTGTCCGTTTTGATCCCAAATGGCAGGAAGATCATGGGGAAAGGCATTGGTGGTCTCCCCTTTTTGCAATCCTTCATAATTATTGGTATCCAAACCGCTTTCCACATAGGTTTCGATGGGTTTTAAGGTATTCCAAGGCTTCTTATAGGTCTCCGCCTTATCCGAAGCATTAAAATTGGCCACCCACTGCGGCAGCTCGTCCATGTAGTAAGAGCTTGTTATCCAATTGCCGTCCTGTCCGCCCTCGAACCAGTATGCTGCATTTGCGGTATGGCCCGCTGGAAGTATGGCTCCCCTGTCTTTTAGGGCGACACCTATTACTTTTCCCCTTTTTTGGGTATGCAGGCGCAACTCATCGGTAACGGTGGTTACCAGCATTCGGTGCGGAGACATTTGTCCAGCATCGGAGGTAGTGCCCACCGAACTATAGCTGTCATCCCCTGCGCAATACACTTCTTCCCCGGATTCCTTATCGAACCAATCGTTCCCGATAATCCCGTGCATGGATGGTGTGGTTCCTGTGTAAACCGAGGTATGCCCGGGCCCTGTACTTGTTGGGGCGTAATTAAAATGATTGTTCTTGCAATTAAACCCTTCGTTTACCAATCGCTTAAAGCCTCCTTCGCCATACTGATTCCAAAAACGCGTCAGATAATCGTAACGCATCTGATCTACCACTATGCCCACGACCAGTTTCGGGGTTTGTGCAATAGGTGCTGGCGGTTGTACTTGCTCATCGTTCTTTTTTCTTCGCTGACCGTAGGAAAAGCTGATCATGCACAATGCTAAAAGGGAAACTATAAGGTTGGTTGTTCTCATGTTATGGGTTTAATCAAATTAGGGCAAAACTATTCATTTATCCTGTTTTAAAATTTAAATGAAGGTTAAAAGCTGCACAATATTCTTATTTTTATCATCTCAAGTCCAAAAAACGCATGAAATACCTAGAAGCGATTGGAAAATACTTCATCATGGTTTGGGAAGTATTTAAAAAGCCTACGAAGTGGCGCATAATGAAAACCTTGATCCTCAAGGAAGTTGATGAACTGGTCTTTGGGGCCATGGGCATCATTATTTTCATCTCCTTTTTTATTGGAGGGGTCGTCACCATACAGACCGCACTTAACCTAACCAACCCTCTTTTGCCCAAAAGCCTTATCGGGTTTGCAGCAAGGCAATCCGTGATACTGGAATTTGCCCCGACCTTCACCTCCATAATAATGGCAGGAAAAGTGGGTTCCTATATTACTTCGAGCATTGGCACCATGCGTGTTACGGAACAAATTGATGCTTTGGAAGTGATGGGCATCAACTCCTTGAATTATCTTGTATTCCCAAAAATTATAGCGATTATGTTATACCCCTTCGCGGTCGCGATTTCGATGTTCGTCGGTATTTTAGGAGGATGGGTCGCCGCCGTATTCGGTGGTTTTGCCCCAAGCGGTGATTTTATACAAGGCCTTCAAATGGATTTTAATTCGTACCACGTCACCTATGCGCTGATAAAATCGGTAGTCTTTGCTTTTGTGATCGCCACGGTGCCCTCATATCATGGTTTTTACATGACGGGCGGGGCTTTGGAAGTGGGAAAGGCCAGTACCACATCGTTTGTTTGGACCAGTGTTGTTATTATCATCGTGAATTATATTTTAACACAATTATTGTTGGGCTAATGATAGAGGTAGAAAACATACACAAATCGTTTGGGGACAATCACGTACTCAAGGGAATATCGACAACTTTTGAGAAAGGAAAGACCAACCTGATCATTGGCCAAAGTGGTTCTGGAAAAACGGTTTTTTTAAAATGTCTGTTGGGCCTTTTTGAGCCCGATGATGGAAACATTTGCTACAATGGCCAAATCTATTCCGAGCTTTCTATAAAAGAAAAAAGAAACCTAAGACAGGAAATGGGAATGGTATTCCAGGGGAGTGCCCTTTTTGATTCCATGACGGTAGAGGGCAATGTGATGTTTCCTTTGGACATGTTCACCAAACAGTCCCAATCAGAAAAACAAGATCGTGTGGATTTTGTTTTGAAGCGGGTCAACTTGGTCGATGCACATACAAGGTTTCCTGCTGAGATTTCCGGGGGGATGCAAAAGCGTGTTGCCATTGCGAGAGCCATTGTAATGAACCCAAAATACTTGTTCTGTGATGAACCCAACTCTGGGCTCGACCCAAAAACGGCCATCCTGATCGACAACCTAATCCATGAAATCACCCAGGAATACGACATCACCACTATCATAAATACCCACGACATGAACTCGGTAATGGAAATTGGGGAAAAAATCCTTTTCCTAAAAAATGGGCACAAGGAATGGGAAGGTACCAACAAGGAAATCTTTAAGACAGACAATCAAGCGGTGACCGATTTTGTGTACTCCTCCGAGTTGTTCAAAAAAGTTCGACAAATGTATATCGAAGAAAGAAATTGAGTTGTAGCGTAGCCTGTTCATAAATAAATATTAACCCAACCTTAATTTGAACCTTCGGTTTATTTAACGAAAAATCCTCAATTTTCGTTAAAAATCAACCATGCCACGTTTTTATTTCCTTACCCTTACCCTTTTGTCCCTCACAACCGTCTTGGCCCAAGACAAACCTACGATCTACATCGATATCCCCACACAACAAAAACCTTGGAACCATATCGATTGGAATGCATCCCCTGAACAGTTCCAATTTGCTGTCGTTACAGACCGAACTGGGGGGCACCGGCCTGGTGTTTTTCCAACAGGAATTAAAAAGTTGAACTTATTACAACCCGAGTTTGTAATGAGCGTTGGCGATTTTATTGAAGGATATACGCGTGATACAGTTCGATTGAATGAAGAATGGAAGGAGTTTAATGGTTTTATATCCCAACTCGAGGCTCCATTTTTTTATGTGCCCGGAAACCATGACATCACCAATGAGGTTATGGAGGAAAAATGGGAAGAAATGTTCGGGGTGTCCTACTATCATTTTGTTTATAAAGATGTGCTTTTCCTTTGCTTAAATTCTGAAGACAACTTACGTGGTGCGGGAAAAGGAACTATTGATGATGAACAATATGAATACATCAAAAAAGTATTGGAAGAAAACAAAGATGTTAAATGGACATTGGCCTTTTTACATCAACCCCTTTGGGTCCAAAACGACACAAAAAGGTGGAAAGATGTAGAAAAGTTGCTTCAGGACAGACCTCACAACGTTTTTGCAGGACACTATCACAGATACTGGAAAACACAAAGAAACAATGGTAAATATATTGCCTTGGCAACCACTGGGGGCGGAAGTCAGCTTAGAGGAAAGGCGTACGGCGAATTTGACCATGTAGTTTGGGTCACAATGACAGAAGAGGGACCCATTTTGGCCAATTTGTTCTTGGACGGAATCTGGGACGAAGATGTAGTGACCGAAGAAATTGTTGATTTGGTTCGGAACCGCCCTTTTCCCGTTAAAATAGAACCTGTTTATGAAAATGAGCCAAATGCCAAAAATAGCATCACACAAGTAAGGACCACCAACGATTCCGATACAAAAATGAGAGTGCAACTTAAAGGTATCGCCCACGATGAACTGTTTTATCAGTTTAAAGAGACCGATTTTATTGTGGAACCCAACGATATGGCCGTTTTTGATTTGGCCATCGAAAATGTACATGGCAAAGCCCTAAAAGACCTTTCTCCCATCAAAGTGGAAGCTGACATTACCTACTTGTTTGAAAATCAACCAAACGTTGAATTCTCTTCAACCTTGAATTTTCTACCCTTCTTTAAATATGAAACAGAAGAAATTTCCAAAGTAAAAGTGGATGGAAAATTGAAGGAATGGGACAATTCTAAATGGATCAAGGTA from Flagellimonas oceani encodes the following:
- a CDS encoding MlaE family ABC transporter permease encodes the protein MKYLEAIGKYFIMVWEVFKKPTKWRIMKTLILKEVDELVFGAMGIIIFISFFIGGVVTIQTALNLTNPLLPKSLIGFAARQSVILEFAPTFTSIIMAGKVGSYITSSIGTMRVTEQIDALEVMGINSLNYLVFPKIIAIMLYPFAVAISMFVGILGGWVAAVFGGFAPSGDFIQGLQMDFNSYHVTYALIKSVVFAFVIATVPSYHGFYMTGGALEVGKASTTSFVWTSVVIIIVNYILTQLLLG
- a CDS encoding sugar-binding protein; this translates as MPRFYFLTLTLLSLTTVLAQDKPTIYIDIPTQQKPWNHIDWNASPEQFQFAVVTDRTGGHRPGVFPTGIKKLNLLQPEFVMSVGDFIEGYTRDTVRLNEEWKEFNGFISQLEAPFFYVPGNHDITNEVMEEKWEEMFGVSYYHFVYKDVLFLCLNSEDNLRGAGKGTIDDEQYEYIKKVLEENKDVKWTLAFLHQPLWVQNDTKRWKDVEKLLQDRPHNVFAGHYHRYWKTQRNNGKYIALATTGGGSQLRGKAYGEFDHVVWVTMTEEGPILANLFLDGIWDEDVVTEEIVDLVRNRPFPVKIEPVYENEPNAKNSITQVRTTNDSDTKMRVQLKGIAHDELFYQFKETDFIVEPNDMAVFDLAIENVHGKALKDLSPIKVEADITYLFENQPNVEFSSTLNFLPFFKYETEEISKVKVDGKLKEWDNSKWIKVEHMDGSPFDFDGKEDFEMKFATAYDDRYFYVAVDVKDNNFYTNEEGSYWEQDAIVVRLDARPQRTSAFSAGAGRGRDWLAFLRTFKEENPIYNEDSLPVKVESALTKTQTGAKMEMAIPIEYLNKMHEGPWTSLRLDVGYYDFDEADEGSTTHFWVPAWNENSDIPGSGMLFKK
- the pafA gene encoding alkaline phosphatase PafA; translated protein: MRTTNLIVSLLALCMISFSYGQRRKKNDEQVQPPAPIAQTPKLVVGIVVDQMRYDYLTRFWNQYGEGGFKRLVNEGFNCKNNHFNYAPTSTGPGHTSVYTGTTPSMHGIIGNDWFDKESGEEVYCAGDDSYSSVGTTSDAGQMSPHRMLVTTVTDELRLHTQKRGKVIGVALKDRGAILPAGHTANAAYWFEGGQDGNWITSSYYMDELPQWVANFNASDKAETYKKPWNTLKPIETYVESGLDTNNYEGLQKGETTNAFPHDLPAIWDQNGQFDLIRRSPYGNSLTADFALAALEGEDLGADTITDFLAISFSSTDYVGHFYGVNSKEIEDTYIRLDQDLARIFSTLDEKVGKGEYTVFLTADHAAIDVPSYLMDSKIPAGYLDMNGMKTKFGEFLQYKYGTTDVVKDLSNYQLFLDHKILANLDIDLDDAQEEIARELLTYDGIGQVYTAHQMWENEYTKGIPYILQNGYNQKRSGDVLLVPNVGYISYSRTGSTHGSAQIYDTHVPLLLYGKGIKQGSTVNRTEIPDIAPTIAALLGIAFPSGTTGRPIGEVLEFK
- a CDS encoding ABC transporter ATP-binding protein, coding for MIEVENIHKSFGDNHVLKGISTTFEKGKTNLIIGQSGSGKTVFLKCLLGLFEPDDGNICYNGQIYSELSIKEKRNLRQEMGMVFQGSALFDSMTVEGNVMFPLDMFTKQSQSEKQDRVDFVLKRVNLVDAHTRFPAEISGGMQKRVAIARAIVMNPKYLFCDEPNSGLDPKTAILIDNLIHEITQEYDITTIINTHDMNSVMEIGEKILFLKNGHKEWEGTNKEIFKTDNQAVTDFVYSSELFKKVRQMYIEERN